Below is a window of Gopherus evgoodei ecotype Sinaloan lineage chromosome 21, rGopEvg1_v1.p, whole genome shotgun sequence DNA.
TGACctacatttgtagtgtagaccaggcctcagactcgTAATTGTCTAGGGGGTAGTTTTTCACTACCAACCTGAGACTCCTTCAAGGGTCTTGATTTCCAGGGGGTTGGGACTTTCTGAAGATCAGGTGCCATGCTCACATATCAAGTTGGACACTCCAAAAATGAGGCAATCAACATCATCATTCACTTATGAAAATCTTGGTGCTATGCAGAAAATCACAACCAagagctttgcctgagtaagatgAGAGGAAAATCTGAATGAGGCCCTCTGTATTGCCAAGTAAACTTCTGTAGGAATCTGTATCATTAAACAAAGAATCAATCTGCATAAGGACTTAGAATTAGAATGTAattgctgagattttcaaactaACTACTTTTTCCCCCAAATTCCTTTACATGGTTTTAAGAAGAAGAAACTTGAGCAAAATCTATCAATATGGCTGACAAAGCCAAATGCTCCATGAATGCTACCAACAATGTTGAATGGTTTCTTTGTATATCCCACGGttcctcctgcagctctgcaaatattTCAGGTTCACGTGCCCTGTTCTTGTCATGCTCATGACATTAGTGTTGATCTGTGCAGACTCCACAGAGTTACTGGAAAGAAACTTCCAGGCCCCTTGTAATACTCAAGAAGTGTTGACAAAGTAcggagcattttttttaaaaaattggcttgGGCCAGAACTTGAACTTCTGCCTTAATAATCATTCAGGCAAGATTCCTTGAAATTAATTTGCCATTTTCATTCAGCTTTTACTCACTTCTTACTCAGAGGAAATTTCAACTGGCATTCCTAGGAGCATTTCCTGAGTAAAGCCTGAGAAAGAATATCAGGATTTGGTCCCTACAAAAGATGCATGTGCCCAACGActatttaaaatgttgatttcaaagggaacGTGAATGAAGAATGAGCAATGGCTTAGCATGGAATTGATAGGTGCAAAGCAATGATTTCTTGCTATGAGCTCAATGAGAGTTTGGTTGTGTTCTGAGGGATGACCACAAGACTTGGTACATCTTCACAAACAAATGGATTAGCAACATCAGGCATTTGAACTGCGCAAGGCCAGACTGTGAGTTTGGTGAGGGCCCTGCATGTGGCTGTTTCGCTTGTTACCCCAACAGAGTAAGCCAGAGTGTATAGGAAGAGAACTAGTTACTTTATAAGGCCCATACTATGTGAGGTCTCATCTCCCAGAGAACTAGATAGATGGGGTGAGGGAGACCAGCACTCCCAGGACTAAGTCAAGAATAACTTTTATTGCTTTGGAACAGATTTCCAGCCTGTTTCCCAGAATATCATGCCTACAGGTTCTTATTCATcttattggatttttttaaaaagatagatCATGTCACTAACTTCATAAAACTAAAGGCAGACTTCAGATATGTCTAGACAATTTGGCCATAAACTTTAAAAATAGCCCAGTTTCTGGGTGAATATGTTTGAAAGTTTCAAAGAAAGACAAAGGCAGCTTGATCAGAAGGGATCTCATTTACCATCTGAAATAAATAACCAGATTGTCTCCTCAGAGGTCACAGTGAAATGGGTAAAATTGCCTGTGGCCACAGCTACAGAAACATATTAATAGATCCCTTTGAAAGCACATGCCAGGAGGGAGTGAGAagtgggaggaaagagagagagagagaagtagaaTCTCTTGGGTCTTAGTGATCTGAAGTAAGCAATGAAAAGCCACTGGACCTCAAAGCCAAAGATTCTTTCCTGAATGAATGTTGGCAATGGGCCATTCTGAGGATTTACATCATTCTGTCTGATATAATGGTGTTTGTCTTGAACATGTCTGAGTAGATAATGGATGGATAGATGCTGTGTGATTTATGAGAGAGTTATTGTCAATGGAAAATATCTGATTACTGCTCAGTGCAGAATAGATGAGTTATCAGTATCCACAAcaggtaatttttttctttgctgttgttTTATTGTTGTTGTCTAAATTGatactcttttattttttttcttttcaaaaatgtattttcatggGAAATAGCTTTTTGAGGAAACAGAAATTTCACCAGAGTAAATTGCTTCaataaaaaagtgttcttaccCAAAAAAAGGAAATCCAAAAAGTGgtaggtttgtttggttttgacaaagaacctttccctcccaccaaaattgggggattatttttttcagtgaaaactccaagcattgaaataatattttcattttattttcattttcagcaaAATTGTTTATAAGGTAGAAAATATCTTCCCTGCTAGCCTTACTTAAAAGTCCCTTTTATTTCTACCTTCTCAGCGAATATTTTTTATCCAATCAATCCTTTTTCCCCCATCTGAATCTGAACTCCCTCTGTTTCTGTTGTATCCCATTTTAAGATGGAGACAACCAACATTCTTAACGAAAAGTGTTATTGTTTAATGGTCGAAATAAAACACTAGGGGAAAAGGAGTTTAAACTAACAAACTGCCTATGCACATATTTAGTCTTAACTAAATTTACCCCTTCCTTTTTTAGTTAAAGGATAAGATGTAAACAAAGTGACATGGTTTCAGAAAGCCAAGCAGCTCCTAGGACCCAGTCTGTTTCCACTCTTGCAGGGAAAACTGAGCTTTTTAAAGCTCCAGCCCCCACTGTGTATGTTGGGACTAGATTACATATTGCATAGTTTTGTGTTTGTTACAGGGCCAAGGAGCAAAATCTTCCTTCTGTGTCTGTATTCTTTTTTCCCAGTTGGTGGGGGcatccagccagccatctaggACAATACATTTGCTTTGGTTGCTATGTTGTTTGCATAGTTAGATCCATTCAGACTTCATGGCATGCAATCACTGATCCACAGACTAACATGTATAGCTCATAAATCACATTTTGGGATACAGGATCAATAATTTTTTGAGAGCTCCCTTCCACATCCATCACAGGGAACCAGCATTCTTGCTTCTCAAAGAGTGCCATATGAATATATGTTCTGAATATGTTCATCTCACACTTATTTCCTATATAGGCTGCATCTAGCCTGTGGGTGAGTATAGAATTATCACAAAAATAATTCTTTAGAACAGGTGAAGCATTAAATAAGGAAACCCATGAATGGCAAATCCAACTCGGAAGAATCTCATTGGTTTTTCTTTTCTTAGCTGAGGAAATAAGGTTCCAGGTTCTCTTCTCCAGGTGTGTGTATTTGTGCATATGTGGCTTgtatattaattttgtttgtatcCAATAATTACAAAGGCAAAACTAAACTAATTTACATTGAAATTTAGGTGATTTTTCTAAACTCAGAGGGTAATGAAGCATTTGAATAACTTACTAGGGTGATGTCgtagtgggagtctgctatagaccaccagaccagggggaagagatagacgaggctttcttctggcaactagcagaagttaatAGATCGCAGGCtatggttctcatgggagactttaatcaccctgatttCTGCTGGGAGATCAATatagtggtgcacagacaatccaggaagcttttggaaagacaatttcctggtgcaagtgctggaggaaccaactaaggacagagctcttcttgacttgctgttcacaaacagagaagaattagtaggggaagcaaaagtggatgggaatctgggaggcagtgaccatgagatagtcgagttcaggatcctgacaaaaggaagagaggagagcagcagaatacggaccctggacttcagaaaagcagactttgactccttcagagaactgatgggcaggatcctctgggaaaataacatgagggggaaaggagtccaggagagctggctatattttaaagaatccttgttgaagttgcaggaaaaaaacatcccaatgtgtagaaacaGTAGGTAATATAGCAGGCgaccaacttggcttaacagtgaaatccttgctgatcttaaatacaAAATAGAAGCTTACAAGatgtggaagattggacaaatgaccaaggaggagtataaaaatattgctcaggcatacaggagtgaaatcaggaaagtcaaatcacacttggagctgcagctagcaagagatgttaagagtaacaattagggtttcttcaggtattttagcaacaagaagaaagtcaaaggAAAGTGAgggtcccttactgaatgagggaggcaacctagtgacagaggatgtggaaaaagctaatatactcaatgatttttttgcctgtcttcacaacccagactgctgcactgggcagcacagaatggggaggaggtgaccagccctctgtggagaaagaagtgatttgggactatttagaaaaactgaatgagcacaagtccatggggctgaatgcactgcatccgagggtgctaaaggaatttGCAAATGTGATTtcagagccattggccgttatctttgaaaactcatggcaatcgggggaggtcccggatgactggaaaaaggttaatgtagtgtccatctttaaaaaagggaagaaggaggatccaggaaactacaggccagtcagcctaacctcagtccctggaaaaatcatggagcaggtcctcaagtaatcaattctgaagcacttagaggaaaggaaagtgatcaggaacagtcagtatggattcaccaagggcaagtcatgcctgactaacctaatagccttctatgaggagataactgggtctgtggatgaggggaaagcagtggatgtattattccttgactttagaaaagcttttgatacgatctcccacagtattcttgctggcaagttaaagaagtatgggctggatgaatggactataagatggatagaaagctggctagatcgttgggctcaacaggtagtgatcaacgtcTCCATGTCTACTttgcagccggtttcaagtggagtaccCAAAGGGTCGAACCTGGGGTTGGttttcttcaatatcttcattaatgatctggaggatgtcgtggactgcactctcagcaagtttgaagatgacactaaactggcaggagtggtagatactctggaggttAGGGATAGGCTACAGAGGGACCtacacaaattagaggattgggcctaaagtaacctgatgagattcaaaaaggacaagtgcagagtcctacacttaggacagaagaatcccattcactcttacagactagggaccgaatggctaggaagcagttctgcagaaaaggatctaagtgtcacagtggacgagaagctatatatgagacaacagtgtgcccttgttgccaagaagcctaaaggcattttgggctgtataagtaggggcattgccagcagatcaagggatgtgatcattcccctttattcgacattggtgaggcctcatcgggagtactgtgtccagttttgggccccacactacaaggatgtggaaaaattggaagaagtccagtggaaggcagcaaaaatgattagggggctggagcacgtgacttatgaggagatgcggagggaactgggattgtttagtctgcagaagagaagaatgaggggggatttgttagctgctttcaactacttgaaaggggtcgagtatcagagaggtagctgtgttagtctggatctgtaaaagcagcatctgatgaagtggatattcacccacgaaagctcatgctccaaaacatctgttagtctataaggtgccacaggagtctttgcttcttttacctgAAAGAGGTTTCCAAAGAGTATGGAtgtagactgttttcagtggtaggagatgacagaacaaagagtaatggtctcaaattgcagtgggagaggtttaggttggatattagggaaaacattttcactaggagggtggtgaagcactggaatgggttacctagagaagtggtggaatctctttctttagaggtttttaaggtcaggcttgacaaagccctgtctgggatgatttagttggtaattggccctgctttgagcagggggttgtacaagataacctcctgagatcctttccaaccttgatattctatgactctatgattctaCTAAGTTATAGGATGGATTTGTGTAGAtagattttaatgccagaagggataATTCtgattatttagtctgaccttGTTAGGGttttctccccactctgaactctgcgGTACAGATgaggggacccacatgaaagaccccctgagcttatttctaccagcttaggttaaaaacttccccaaggcacaatttctttccttgttcttggatggtattgctaccaccaccaagtgagttaaaCAAAGATTTAGGGAAAGGACCACTTAGAGTTCCTATTTCCCCAATACCCCCTCAAACTCcttcacctcctttcctggggagggttgagaataatataccaaccaacaGGTTAACCAAGTCAGCACAGACCagccccttgggtttttaggacactgaaaaacaatcaggttcttagaaaaagaactttattataaagaaaaaggaaaagaaacacctctgtaaaatcaggatggaaggtaattttacaggataTAAGATTTATAACTCAGAGGAGTCACCTATAGGCTTAACttgaaagttacaaaaaacaggaataaacctccctcttagcatagggaaaattcacaagctaaaacaaaagatgatCTAGTGCATtttcttgctattacttacaattttcgTAAGCTTATTTTAGGTAGGGTTTTagtaaatgtttgctttctgccctggtccctctctgtccagaagggaaaaaacaaagagagcacaaacaaaacctccccacagagatttgaaagtattttctttccttattggtccttctgatcaggtgccaaccaggttatttgagcttcttaaccccttagaGGTAATAGAGAGATTTTATTCTACCTTtttctgtatgtttatgacagacctcctgtataatacaggccagagaatgttaaacagtgattcctgcatcaaacaCATAATTTCTCATCGAATTTGAACATTAGAATGagacatccaatcttaatttaaaggctaaaatccaccacatcccttggtaaattgttcctatGATAATTactctcactttaaaaaaaaagcgtGTGCTTTATTTCAAATCGGaagttgtctagcttcagcttccagccatggaATTCTGTTATGCCTCTTTCTGCTAGATCAAACAGCTTTCTACCGCCGGAAATTTTCTCCCTGTTTAGATACATAcagctgtgatcaagtcacttttGAACATTCTCTTGCAGAAGCTAAATCGACTGAGCTTCTTGATTCCCTCTCTGTAAGGCAGATTTTCCAAACCTCTCATCGTTCTCATCACTctttttttcagcattttccaattttttaacaTCCTTTTTGATGTGTGGGTgccagaactggaaacagtatCCCAGTCACTGTCTCACTTCTTTATATCTTTATAATGctacctctctattcctactcaatattcccttttttaaaacaTCCAGAGATTGATTTAACTCTCTGAGCCACACCATCACACTGCAATCACAAATTCAGTTGACTATCCACCACAGCACCCAAGCCCTTTCCAGAGTAACTGTTCAGTCCTCAATCCTGTATGTGACCTTCCTTTTCATTTCTAGATGTATATGACATTGTCCATTAATCAGACTGCCTTGCAGTACTAATTGAAATACCTTATAGAACTTTATTATGTCAACCCAGTTGCCTTTATCAACTGAGCTTGTAAATTCATCCCCcgccccccctcaaaaaaagcaTCAAGTTTGAAGTCTCCAAATAAAAATTGGAAACTTTCTCTAAGAGATGTGCTATAGTTCAACCACAAGATATGGGTGTGATGCAAGAATCACTAGGTGAAGTTCTCTAGCCTGTCTTATGCTAAAGGACAGATTAGATGATCGCACTGGTCTCTTTTTGCCTTAAATTCTGTGACTTTAGATCAACCCTATTTTATTTCCCTTTAGATAACCAATGGCTGGACTAGAAAAGAGAAACCACACGCAAATCACAGAGTTCCTACTTGTAGGATTTGAAACTTTTCCAGAGCTGCAGATAACGCTCCTTGTGGTATTCTTCATCATCTACCTAGGAACCGTTGCTGGGAACCTTCCCCTCATTCTTACTGTGTGGACTGACCGTCACCTGCACAcgcccatgtatttcttcctcagcaATTTATCTTTCCTGGAAACTGGCTACATCTCCAATATCATCCCCAGGCTCCTGGTGAGTCTTGCAACAGGTGACAAGACCATTTCTCTCTTGGGCTGTTTCCTTCAGTTGTTTGTTTTTAGCTTTCTTGGTGCTACTGAGTGTTTCCTCCTGACTGGGATGTCCTATGACCGATACTTGGCAATATGTGATCCACTGCATTATGCAAGTAATATGAGCCCTAGAGCTTCCTTTTGGATGGCTTTTGCATCTTGGACATTAGGCTTTGTGGCTCCTTTCTTCACAATAATTATGGCATCCATGTTGCCTTTCTGTGGTCCTCATGAGATCAATCACTTTTTCTGTGATTTAACAGCTGTGTTGAAGCTTCCATGTACTGACACCAGCCTGATAGAGATGACAGCTCTAATCTCATCTTCCACAGTATTAGTGATCCCGTTTGCCCTGACCATCGTGTCCTATGTCTATATCATCCTGACCATCCTGAGACTCCCATCCAACAATGGGAggaaaaaggccttttccacctgctcctctcacctcattgttgTGTCAACTTTCTATGGGGCGCTAATCATCATGTATGTGGTCCCATCCGGAAACCAGTCTCTGGATTTCAACAAGGCGTTCTCACTGCTCTACATAGTGGTGACTCCTATGCTCAACCCCATTGTCTACAGCTTAAGGAACCAGGAGGTGAAAGATGCCTTGAGCAGATCTCTCACTAAAATGTGGTATTCCATCAAAATGTAGCTTTTGCTAAATTCCTTTTTGTTTGAATTAAATTTTAAGGGAGGAAAATTTAGGAGTGAAATTTACATGTCAGACTGTTAAACAATGTCTTTCTTTGTCTCAAATTCTTTATTTTTCCTCACTGTTTTTGTTAATGCCTTAAATGTGATCTGAAAATGGTTAAGAGAAGGTCATTTTATTAATGATGCATAAAGAAGGCATAGCattttttgtaactgttcttgGCTGTGATTTTAAAAGGGGCCTACTGGAGATGAGTATCCAACTCTTGCTGAAAGTCCACACAATATGCACAATCTTACCTTATCAAAACAATATATTCTGACATtatcaaaaagaaatgagaaaattaaaataattccttttgaccCTTTCCAGTCAAAATATTCATATACATTAACACAGTGTgactaaatgttttgattttgatgaaatcgTATTTCTCAAGGAAAACTGTTccatcaaaaacattttttaccagctctactcAGTACTTTCTCCCCTCTTCCATTCTTAACCCATGGGCCTGTATGAGAAGAGtagatccaaagcctgttgaactCTGATGCAATTGGCCCTATTGACTCACTGCTCTGCATAAATAACAGTTACTATGTTCTTTCTGAAGGGTTTCAAGGGAGCTTCAGGGAGTTATGCGCCCAAATCCCATTACTGTTGGGACAGCAAAGGTGGTCTGGTGGATACTACTAAGGTTTGGGACATAGATATCTGCCTCAATCATAGATTTTCCTGTGTTACATTTAGGAAGtcacttaaggccagatttttaaattatttaggtACCttgtgggtattcatccatgaaagctcatgctccaatacatttgttagtctctaaggtgccacagaactctttgccgcttttaggTGCCTTGTGAAATTTTCAGATACACCTGGGCAACTGccatacattgatttcaatgagtatTAGGTGCCTtgaggcttttaaaaatcccactgggTTCCTCATTATACTTGAAAATCTCGTCCCAATCAACTTTCTGCATCAGgattgtcagggttccctccccactctgaactctggggtacagatgtggggagcaGCATGAAAGACCCCATATTTCtatcagcttaggttaaaaaattCCCCtaggcacaaatccttccttgtccttggatattatactgccaccaccaagtgagttacaCAAAGATTTAGGAAAagaaccacttggagttcctgtttttCCAAAACatccccccaagtcccttcaTCCCCTTtcttggggaggcttgagaataatacacCAATCAAATAGGTAACCAAGGTGAGCACGGACCAGACTCTTGGGTTTTTTGGACACTAAAAACCCAATcagattctttaaaaacaaaactttattatcaagaaaaaaataaaagaagcacctctgtaaaatcaagatggaaggtaattttacagggcagtcagattcaaaacacagaggattccctctaggcaaaactttaaaggtACAAAAACAAGgctaaacctccctcttagcacagggaaaattaacaagctaaaacaaaagatactctAATGCAcgtccttgctattacttactatttctttAAGTTTAGCTATATCATTCAATAGAagctggattacttgcttggtctctctctttgtctccggagagaaaacaaagaaataaccttccccacagatttgaaggcatcttctccccttattagtccttttggccaggtgccaatcaggttatctgagcttcttaacctatTACagataaaggagggattttatgctacccttagctgtatgtttatgacaaggatAGTTTACAAATGGGGGCAATGGATTTAAAGGCCAGACTGGATCATTATGGTAATCTAACCTAGGCCAAAGAACCTTGCCTATAATATTACACTACTTCCCAGAAGTGTTGAATCAGTAATGGCTGGGATTTTCACAGCtccacagattccaaggccagaagggactactgtgatcatccAGCATGACCGCCTGTATAACAAAGGTCATAGAAATTCACCCAAATAATTCTAACAGAATATACttcagaaaaaacatccaatcttgatttaaaaactgtcagtgatatagactccaccatgactcttggtaaattttcccagtggttaattactctgttaaaaatgtatgccttatttccaatctaaATTTGTCAAGctacagcttccagccattggatcatgttaaatCTTCCTCTGTTAGACTAAGCACcccaatattaaatatttgttcccctcgTAGGCACTCATAGCCTGTAATCAAATCATTCTTAAttgtctctttgttaagctaagaaGATACAGTTCTTTGAATTTATCActaaaaggcatgttttctaatcctttaatcattcctgttgcttttctctgaactttctccaatttatcaatatccttcttgaactgcgggcaatagaactgcacacagtattccagcagtgattACACCTGTGTCGAAAACAGAGGGAAAATAAGTCTCATCTCCAACTCAAGATTCCCCTATGTATACATCCTAGGCCACTGCATTACATTGAGAGCTCATATACAGATATTTAGCCACCACAATCCACAAATCTTGTTCAGTCATTGCTTTTctggatagagtcccccattctaTACGCATGGGCTGCATTTGTGTTCTcatatgtatacatttacatttacatattaaaacacatattgtttgcttgcccccagtttaccaagtgatctagattGTATTGAATATGTGACCTGActccttcattatttaccacttcccaattttagtgtcatctgcaaattttacagtgatgatttaatgttttcttccaggtcattgatggAAACTTTAAATACAGTAGGGCTCATAATAGATCCCtgtaggaccccactagaaacatacacactcaatgacaattccccatttgCAGTTATCACAGACCTAACTATCACTATTACTATCATAGAACTGACAGTTAGCCAAtatttaatccatgtaatgtgtgccatgttataTGTATATTCTAGtttcttaattaaaatgtcatgtgCTGCCAATCATACATCTTACAGAAGTCTGTTACATCTTCACTATTAAGTTTaacaaccaaacttgtaatctcatccaaaaaGACTGCAAGTTGGATTGATAGGATCTATTTTCTGCAATCCCATGTTGATTTgctttaattatattaccctccttcaGTTCTTTATTAATCAGGTCCTGAATCAgttactccattatcttgcccaggattgatTTTAGGCTGAGAGGCCTATAATTGCCCCAGTCATCCCATTTCTTCTTTTCTTAAAATGGCACATTAGATGTCTTCTAGTCTCtgagaacttccccagtgctccaagacttattgaaaatgaaTATTACGGTGCAATGAGCTCCTCAGCTAGTTCTTTTAAGGCTCTTGcctgcaagttatctggaccttctgattttaaaatgtctaactttaacaGCTTCTGTTCAATGTGCTAGTGCGATGgaacattgtttgcttgcacccagtttacagactgctctgtatcagtgatctggcctcttaattatttaccactcctccagtttttgtatcatttgcaaactttatcagtgatgattttatgttctcttccagtcagtgataaaaatgttaaatagcatagggcaaAGAACCGATCTCTGCTCCCCAGTGAAA
It encodes the following:
- the LOC115638027 gene encoding olfactory receptor 6C74-like; this encodes MAGLEKRNHTQITEFLLVGFETFPELQITLLVVFFIIYLGTVAGNLPLILTVWTDRHLHTPMYFFLSNLSFLETGYISNIIPRLLVSLATGDKTISLLGCFLQLFVFSFLGATECFLLTGMSYDRYLAICDPLHYASNMSPRASFWMAFASWTLGFVAPFFTIIMASMLPFCGPHEINHFFCDLTAVLKLPCTDTSLIEMTALISSSTVLVIPFALTIVSYVYIILTILRLPSNNGRKKAFSTCSSHLIVVSTFYGALIIMYVVPSGNQSLDFNKAFSLLYIVVTPMLNPIVYSLRNQEVKDALSRSLTKMWYSIKM